Within the Eucalyptus grandis isolate ANBG69807.140 chromosome 1, ASM1654582v1, whole genome shotgun sequence genome, the region GCTTCTGTTACGCGTGTTCTTTAGATTCCTGACACGTTTGTCACAGTCCCCGGGGGACTGCACCTACGTACAGCCATCCTTCAGGCAAAAGACAGGAAAAATCAACACCATGACATAAATTATTGATGGAGAACAGATCCGATTAAGTACAGCTTATCAGCGAACTAATAGATAAAGCCACTAGATGAACAAATACTAGAGACTTTGACATGATGAGGCTTTAAATCAACAAATCAAGGAGAAGACGCCCAAATGAAGAGACTAATATGGAGAAAGCTTTAATCCATGGCCACTTTGAGAAATTTTCAAGCCAAAACAATCAGCACAGCTGAATCAAATACCTGAGAAACACAGGCAAATCAGAAAATGATATCCTCGTCCTTCTCCATTGCTACCGATAACAAGTTGTGGGCTGTATTGATGGAAACTCCTTTATGCAAGGAAACCTTCTCTGCAAACTGCTCTTCTGCAAATCTCTTGGCAGATGCAAGCtgtctctctatttctctcttcttatatCCCTGAATCTTCTTCAGCCTAAAAAAATCTTCCCTCTCGAGTTCATCCAACTCACCCTTGATATAACTTATAGTGTTCTCCAACCTGGGCTTCACAACATTCTCCAGTGCATTCACTCTACGATTGGTGGTCTTAATAGCCTCATCAAGAGTCAGGAATGATGTTTGCAGCGAAGCAAGCTCCACAAGAACCTCAATGGCTTTCACATAAGCAGCACGACAAAGCTGAACTTGTTGACCACCTCTGGCTAATCCGGTCAGGGCATTCTTGGTCTCCCCATCAGTAAAATATTCGAATTTGGGAAGCTTCACACCAGCAACATTCTCTTGTCGGGATCGGACTTTCAAAGAAGCATTCTGAACGTTTTCCAGAACAACGTGCTTGACGTTTTCGCCAGCAACATACTTGGCCTCAGTCAGGGCAAATGAGGATGCTTTCATGATGTCCCCCATTGATTCCTTTGTCGATACAATTTTCTTCAGGATCTGACGAAACTGCACAGTTAAAGCATCACTCTTCTTCTTGAGTAGAGCATGGCCTCTTGTAGCACCAACAAGGCGAGCCTTCATGATTCCAAGCATCGTGACGGTAGGAACCACATTCAGCCGCTGGCTTTGACCAGACATCTTTGCAAAATCTACTGCAACATGAagataagaaaatatataattttgggCAGAAGATTGGTCTGTATCTTCATTGggaagaaccaaaagaaatattcaGTACCAAGTAAATACCTAACAAAAATTCATGATTTGTCACTACATGACAGTGGGCCTTCATCACAGATTCgtatgaacaaaaaaatgaataggaTAGGATGCtcatcaagagaaaaaaaatagggatAAAAGCAAAATGCGTTTCGGAAAGCTAAACTCAAAGTGGCTTGGCATCGAGTAACCTGGGTAAAGCCTAATGTACCTAAAATAGCTTTGACCAACTGGTTAGTCTTACTAAACAGACTTCCAACATATGACAGAATGTAGAAATGGCGTGATGTCAATGATGATTGTGTTATTTGCAAGGAGTTAATTAAATCTAGAAGCAATCTGTTCATCAGATGTTCATCCTCCAAGCAGGTTTGGACTTATATTTTGCATCCTTGTGACAATTCTACAGGTATTGGAGTCCAGAAGGACGAATTGCCTTGGGCTCTGCAGTGCATTAAGGTAAAGTATGAAGAATACACTCTTGAAGTTGGCATGGAGTGGaacaatttattctttttgtggACCGAAGGAAACAAACACATGAGGAAGCTGGTCCTCTTGAAAGTAGAGTCATTGCCAGTGTTCTTTTTCCGGGGAGGAAATCCTCTGAATCCTTACACTCCAGGATGGTCGCAAGTTGATAACTTAGGAGGTTGCCGAGCTGGGTCATAATTGGAGGatccatttttgccaatttgCCTAAAAGGAACTGACAAATCCTAGATTTGGTGATGTAGATTGTTGCTAATGAGCCATCAGATTTCTGTTCACTTTGTTGGGACATGTTGGAGACATCAATCTTTTCATCAATCTGGTGGGACATGTGTAGAGGATTTATACATGATTTCTTCAGAATCGGTTACTTCCGCATTTTGGAGTTTTGAACTATAGGATCGTTCAATCATCAAGACAGAAAATTAAGCATCATGAACACAAATCCTACGAAGCAAAGAGAAAATTCACGACCGAAACTAAGAACGCACGCCTCCAAATGCCACTCGGTGCATGAGCTAATGcatatatcaattcaattccgCGATCAGCGACCAAATCCTACCGAAAGAAAGGaggaccaaaaaaagaaaaagaaaagaaaaaccagatAATACGAACCGGATCGTGACGAGATTCAACGAGCAGAGGAGGCGACGGAGCAGATCGCGACGACGACGGAGGCCGCGGCACGACGGAGAGGCGGCGAGCAGCGGCAGATCGGAGGCGGAGCGCCGAGGAGCAGCAGCAGGCGCGGACGCGGGGAGCGAAGAAGGCGAGACGAGGAAGGACGGAGAGGGAGAGACGAGGCGGAGAAGGGCGGCGAGCGATGAGAGAAGATCGGAGCACGGAGAGGAGGCGGAGGGCGGCCGGTGGCGACGGGAGAAGAGCCGCGGCGGAGATCGACGGAGATGTGGCTGCAGAAGATCTCCAGATTCCACTgatgaggaaggaggaggaggaagagagaggaaggagagaggggaagCCCGAAAGCTTCGCTTTTTGTATTTTGGTGGAATTATATGCCAAAAATTCCTTTGGACATACCTATTGAAGACGATGAAGACAAAAGAATTAATAAGTGaattattttaaggaaaattctttataaaaaaaaagaactcagaGTGTCTTcatttccttaaataaaaatttcaaataccctctttttctcaaataaggacttgattttGCATAGACTAGCTAAATTTTTCGACTGGTTATGagtatttttgtccaaatattcttttcttttttctcttttcttcttattctttctgACCTTGGCCGACAACTATTAGCAAAGGCAATGAGAGCTTGGCAACCATTGTCGGTTGCTAGAAAGGGTCAACGAGGTGGCCgaggggcgagggtcgcctcaCCCAGGCGAGGCCATCCCTCACCTATGGCCGACATGGGTGGTCCTAACGGAATTGGGTGAGGGCGAACCCTCACCTAGCCCTCTATGGGCATTGCCGATGAttagagagaagaagaagaactaagggaaagaaaaaaaggaaatgataaaTGACGAAAATATCATTGATCGTCAAAAAACCATGCCTTTATTTATAACAAACATAACCAttttaagcctttatttgaaatagatATAACTAGTTCAAACTCTTATAgggtttatttaaaataatattcacttCGAATCCTATTTTGAgacttttctattattttattaagggTGAATtcttaaaaagaatttgaagtgtcatcattttctccaATAAAAGTACATGATTGatattgttttaaataatgacctaaaataATCATACCAATTTCAAATAACAAGCTAACTCGCTAGTCAGCTAAATATTTAAGCCAATCAAGAACAGGTGAGGGCCATTGCCAACCCCATCAGAGCTGGTGGGAAATGGCCAATCAAGCATCAGCGAGGGTCGTCaagcctcacctagatttggccGAGGGCTACCACTCTTGGCCAACCCCACCGGTGGCAGCACTCAACCAAACCCTCTGCCAGCCATCTCCCATCATCATCGGGATCCAACGACAATGGAGCAACTGCCATTTTCCCttccccttcattttttttttaaatatattttttcatctaatacaaaagaaagaaaaaagaaaaaaattaaataaaaaaataaaaatcagtaGAATAAAGCATTTGGAATCGAATATACTATGCTTTTTATACGTAAAATGCAAACATCGGagtttttggaatttttattccGCTAAAATCGtgtgaattcttttttttccgaCTTTCAAAGTGATTAAAATAGTAATGGCTGCATCATCTGCTTTCGCATCGAATCTACATAGAAATTAGAAGTACTGACGgtatatttttagtgtattaaaaataaaataaaataaaataaaaaacttttcATGAAGAGCCTGGATTAGCTATATATATCGTGGTCGATGGCTAATAGCTTGGGAACATATGCAGTGGTAGTTCCAatgcaaattttcaaatttcatattcGTTTCTTGGCTTGGTTCGAGTCAAGATCATTCCTCTTGATACAAAGTGGGAAAGACTTGTTCTCGCGTTGGCTTTCACACCGCCCTGTGAGAAACGCGAACTCGAGCTCCATTTTCATCATCTCGATTTCACTACAAGAGAACGAGTAGCTAGCTGCATAGCGCGGATGCTGCAATCAGATCGAGATGGGGTCGAGGGTCGTACGATCGCTTCGCTTGAActcgttttctttttggagcCCGTGGTGCTAAGCTGCAGATGAAGAACGCGGCGGTCGGTATGTAGAGGCTGAGGCACCGGAGGACCAGCAGATTGtgtgttttgcatttttctagTCAACATTCAGGGAAACTGTCGCTTTTCCTGATCGTTATAGACGTGCGgttggagtagagagagagagaggttaagaggaggaagaggaagaagggacaATGGAACTAAGACTGCGACCGTTAAAGAGAGTATCTTCTTGCGATTAATTTTTCGAACTTTCACTCATTTGATTCGTCGAAATTATTAGTTAACCAAAAATACTTCTCAACaaggaaaattttcataaatgaaatTAGTTTAGTGAATTcctaaatttaaaaagtaaaaacactttctGAATAAAACAACAAGAACAATGACGGCAACAAAGAAGCTGAAACAGAGGAAGCCGTGCAGAGGCCGAGAAGAGGAGCGGACGACAATTTCTCCAAGAACAGGATGGTTACTGCTTCCGTCTAACCGGGCAAAGAAGAGGGAGAATGCGAATCAGCCACCGAAATTGGCACGGCTGTGAGGTTTCACAAAAGCGGCCAACGGAGGGAAGGAAGAGGCGAAGAGGAGGCTGTGGACATCGCTGTCAAAGGAAGaggaataaggaaagaaaaaatatttaaaaattatttttttcgaaagaaaGTCATTAGattcaaatcatttttcaaaaaagatccACACACGGTCACATACTACTAAACAAAAGTAAACTAACCATTGTcctgaaaaatttattttctaccAACATGAAATTTACTCCCAAGCAAATACACCTTAAAATAATTGTTGCGGATCACAGAACACACGCCAGCAGAGCTTTCTTTATCACCCCAACCAAGCCTAGGAAATTATTGCGTTGCTCGTTTATTACCCCCATGCCCAGGAAATTATTGCATTGCTATGAACGAGCATCTTTTAAGAATATCCCTAGTTTCCCATACACTTGGTTTTTCCGCTTCCGACTTTTCGAGAAAAAACCAAGGCCCCCCAGCTAAACTCCCGATCCAGACAACCTCCGCCTCGAAGCATTTGAAATGGACACCTGACCAAGCCTGTCGGCTTCGGTGGGTaccgctctctctctcagaggCATATAGTGCCGCAGCCATACTCCTGTGTAGACCTGAATGACCGGAGAGATTACAGAAGTTTAGTGATCAAGAAGAGACCGGACGAAAATTAGCAACCAAACGACAAATCACATTAACTTCGTCAATAG harbors:
- the LOC104441587 gene encoding V-type proton ATPase subunit D; this encodes MSGQSQRLNVVPTVTMLGIMKARLVGATRGHALLKKKSDALTVQFRQILKKIVSTKESMGDIMKASSFALTEAKYVAGENVKHVVLENVQNASLKVRSRQENVAGVKLPKFEYFTDGETKNALTGLARGGQQVQLCRAAYVKAIEVLVELASLQTSFLTLDEAIKTTNRRVNALENVVKPRLENTISYIKGELDELEREDFFRLKKIQGYKKREIERQLASAKRFAEEQFAEKVSLHKGVSINTAHNLLSVAMEKDEDIIF